A region of Haliotis asinina isolate JCU_RB_2024 chromosome 9, JCU_Hal_asi_v2, whole genome shotgun sequence DNA encodes the following proteins:
- the LOC137296585 gene encoding perlustrin-like, translating into MRYILLATVVFIVLLDQTEGLRCIQCKSRNCAKPKGCRRRHYVKDLCGCCDVCPTKFGQPCSGLKPRCAKNMWCIKIDGNSAEARKNLAWHDRFTGVCGRIRLPRHF; encoded by the exons ATGAGGTACATCCTCCTTGCCACGGTGGTGTTCATAGTACTGCTTGACCAAACCGAGGGCCTACGATGCATTCAATGCAAATCTCGGAACTGTGCAAAGCCGAAGGGATGCCGAAGAAGGCACTACGTGAAAGACCTTTGCGGTTGTTGTGATGTGTGTCCCACAAAATTCGGACAACCTTGCTCTGGACTGAAACCAAG GTGCGCAAAGAATATGTGGTGTATCAAGATAGATGGGAATTCCGCTGAGGCTAGGAAAAATTTAGCCTGGCATGATCGATTCACCGGCGTATGTGGACGAATTAGGCTCCCCAGACACTTTTGA